The nucleotide sequence GGGTGCGCGAACGGCGAGGCGACGCCGCGGACGAACAGCGTCGCCAGCACGCCCGCCGTCTGCGGGTCGGAGACCGCCCGCCCGAGATAGAGGATGTTCTCGCTGAACGCGAAGCCCGCACCGACGATCCCGGCGTAGACGATGCCGTCGACGATGCCGTCGAACTCGCGGCGCCGGAACAGCAGCAGGCCCACCAGGAACAGTCCCTTGGCGAACTCCTCCACGATCGGCGCGACCACGACCGGGCCGAACAGGTCCCCCGCGCCGCGTCCGGCCGCGGCGTCGAGCACCACCGACGCGCTGGTGTTGATCAGCAGCGAGACCAGCGCCGCGAAGCCTGCACCCCAGAGGAAGGCGCTCATCAGCATCCGCGGCGGTTCCGGTTCCCACCGGTCCACCCACAGGAACGCCGCCACCACCGGGACGACCGGCAACAGCGCCGCGAGGGTGCCGACGACGACGCCGGCCGTCCCGACCGCCCGCTGCAGGATCCCGACGGTGATGACGGTCAGCAGCGCGAGGACGACGAGACCGACGACCGGGAGCAGGACCCCGCGTCGCTTCGCCGAGGGAGCCGGCACCGGGGCGTAGGTGCGTCCGGACACCGCGGGAGATCCCATGGCCCGAAAGCCTAGAGAACCCGTCGCCGGTGCACCCGTCCGCACGCGCCGACGGTTCGGGTCACACTCCGACGGGTCAGGTCCGGGCGGCGCCGCCGGAGTCGTCGGGTTCATCGGGTGCCCGGCAGCAGTACTCCAGCCAGAGCGCGCTGCCGACCAGCAGGAGCGCACAGAGCAGCCCGATCCCGGCGGTCACGCTGTCCCGGAATGCGGCGACCACGACGTCGGCCCGCGGCACCGTGTGCACCAGCAGCCCGGCCCACAGCCCGGCGATCACCGCCCCGGCCACCGACGACGCCTTGGCCAGGAGCACCGCCCGCGCGGCCACCAGCGGGGGCACCGGTTCCGCGCCGCCGCGGCGCTCGATCCGGCGACGCAGCACGATCCCGCCACCGAACTCGGCGACCGCGAGCACCCCGAGCGTGACCCCGGCAGCGACCGGCAGCGCCGGGATCGTCGAGTACGTCAGTTGGACGAGAATATTGCCGAGCAGGGTCGCGACCACCGCGATCGCGGCCAGGTCGCGGTAGCGGGTCGGCGTCACGGTGGGCCGGGGGTCCTCCCCGGGACCCGGGCGGCGCCGGCCCGGCTCGGGGCTGGTCATCGCGGGCCGCCGGGGTGCAGCGGCAGG is from Pseudonocardia autotrophica and encodes:
- a CDS encoding DUF3180 domain-containing protein is translated as MTPTRYRDLAAIAVVATLLGNILVQLTYSTIPALPVAAGVTLGVLAVAEFGGGIVLRRRIERRGGAEPVPPLVAARAVLLAKASSVAGAVIAGLWAGLLVHTVPRADVVVAAFRDSVTAGIGLLCALLLVGSALWLEYCCRAPDEPDDSGGAART